ATTTTTTCCTCGTGCATCTATTTGATCAAAAATGTGATTCTCCCCCGGATGAGATAGTTGAAGAACAACCTATAGAAATCGAATCTACAGAAGAGGGTTCGAAACCTTGCTATTGCAATCTCTTCTTTGCATGTCTGGCCCATAAAGTTTTACGACTCTCTCGTATAAAAAAACCGCCGATTTGCAAATGTCGCTACACAAAAACAGGTATCGCTCCTCCTTTTTCTTTATCAACCTGCCAAATCAATACACCGAAACAGACTATAAAAAGAAGAAGGAGAAGATATGACATATGTAACAGGATTCCCAAGAATTGGTGAACAAAGAGAACTCAAATTTGCTTTGGAAAAGTACTGGAATAAAGAGATCGCTTTAGACGAACTGCAAAACGTTGCAAAATCACTTCGTAAGCGACACTGGAATTACCAAAAAGAGGCGGGAATAGACTTTATCAGCTCAAACGATTTCAGTTTTTACGATCAGATGATTGACACGATCGTTATGGTTGGGGCAGAACCTGAGGAGTATAAAGATTTGGAAGGGTTGGATCGCTATTTCGCGATGGCTCGAGGTGACAAAAATCATAAAGCGCTCGCAATGACGAAATGGTTCAATACAAACTACCACTATTTCGTGCCGATACTCCATAAAGACCAAACATTTTCTCTCAATCTGGATAAAGTAACAAACGAATATCAAGAGGCGAAAGAACTGGGTATAGAGACAAAGATCAACCTTATCGGGCCGGTAACCTTCTTGGCACTTTCAAGAACGACTGATGGTTCAAATCCGCTCGATCTTCTAGATAGGCTTCTTCCAATCTATCAAGAAGCGTTAAACAGACTTGAAAAGATTGGTGCTAAATACGTTCAACTTGATGAACCGGCATTGGTGAGAGATCCGGATGAAAAACTCCTCGCTGCATTACAAAAATCGTATGAAACCTTAAAAGCAGATAGTCTTGAACTTTTTGTCGTAACCTATTTTGAGCATGCAAATGAAGCTGTCCAAATACTCGTCGATACCTCCATTGATGGAATTGGTCTCGATTTCGTACATGGTCCTAACAATAGAGAATCTGTTGAAAGAATTGCAAAAAGTGGAAAAAAACTTATCGCCGGCGTAGTTGATGGTAGAAACATCTGGATAAGTGATATAGAGAAGAAAGTGGAATTTTTAAACACACTCCCGATAGACAAGGACCAGCTCGTCGTCTCAACAAGCTGCTCACTTTTGCACGTTCCATATACTTTGGAATATGAAGAGAAACTGGACAGCAACATAAAGACCTGGCTCGCTTTTGCAAAAGAGAAATTAAATGAGCTTAGAATCATTGATAAGCTTTATAGAAGCAAAGAGCTTGGAGATGATGAAGCACTTTTGGAAGCCAATAAAAAAGCAAATGCAACTAGAAAAAGCTCTACTCAGATTCACAACAAAAGTGTCCAAGATAGACTTGCAAACTTGACAAAAGAGGAATGTGAACGATCTATGCCAGCAACAAAGAGACTTGAGCTTCAGCATGAAATCCTCGGATATCCGATCTTGCCGACTACGACAATCGGAAGTTTTCCACAAACAAAAGAGGTTAGGGCCATTAGAAAAGCTTACAAAGATGGTGTGATGAGTGAAGAGGAGTACAAAGAGAAGATCAAAGAGCAGATTGCATACTGCGTCAAAGTGCAAGAAGATATCGGTCTTGATGTTTTGGTGCATGGCGAGTTTGAGAGAAACGATATGGTGGAGTATTTCGGCGAGTTTCTTGAAGGGGTGACATTTAGCCAAAATGGATGGGTGCAAAGCTATGGAAGCAGATGCGTCAAACCTCCTATCATTTTCGGGGATGTCAGCAGACCAAAACCGATGACGGTAGAGTGGATTACCTATGCACAAAGTCTCACGGACAAACCGATGAAAGGGATGTTAACCGGTCCTGTGACGATGCTCAACTGGAGTTTTGTACGAGATGATCTTAAACGGGAGTCGGTCTATAAGCAGATGGCGTTGGCGATTGCCGATGAAGTGAAAGATTTGCAAGAAGCCGGTATTAAGATTATCCAAGTAGATGAAGCGGCTTTCAAAGAGGGGTATCCTTTGCGAGATGCAAATAGAAGCGAGTATGAAAGAGTCGCTGTTGAGAGTTTTAAAATCGCAACCGCCGTGGCTAAACCCGAAACACAAATTCACACCCATATGTGTTACAGCGACTTTAACGATATCATGCCGACAATTGATGCGATGGATGCAGATGTGATTTCCATCGAGACGGCACGAAACGGAAACAGACTCTTGGAGGCTTTTAAAAACTACAACTACCAAAAAGAGGTTGGTGCGGGCGTTTACGATATTCACTCTCCGAGAATTCCGAGTAAAGAAGAACTTATTAAAGAGATTGAACAAAGAATGCAGGTTTTCCCAGCCAGTAAACTTTGGATCAATCCGGACTGCGGGCTTAAAACCAGAAAATGGGAAGAAGTGATTCCGGCTTTGACAAATATGGTAGAAGCAACGAAAGAGGTGCGAAAACGTATTGTTAAGCTATAATTTCAAAGGGGCCTTATGCCTCTTTGAAAGGAGCAAAATGAAAGTTACAATTAGTGGCGGTGTTCATGGAAATGAGCTTACAGGGGTTTATATTGTTAAAAAACTAATGCATGATGACTTTCAAGTTAAAAATCTTCAACTTGATTTTCTCCTAGCCAATCCAAAAGCAATAAAAGAGTGCAGACGCTATGTCGATAAAGATCTTAATAGATCTTTTAGTAAAGATGCATTGCAAAGCGATGAACCAATATATGAGTATGAACGGGCAAAAGTGATTACTCAAAAATTACAAGATTGTGACTTTTTAATAGATCTGCATACCACAACAGCCAATATGGGTATTACTATCGTACTTAGCAACCAGGATAGCTTGAGTGAAAATGTGGCTAAAATCTTGGCAAGTGAATATGAGAATGTCCGAATATTGCAATGGCTCAGTAACGATGAAGGTGCTTTTATCAACTCAATCGTTCCATCTTCCATTACTATAGAAGTTGGTCCTGTGTGTCAAGGAGTGTTGGATGCAAATCTCTATTTCCAAACTCTTAAAGTTGTAAAAAGGGCCATCGATATTTTGGAAAAAGAAGAGGCATTGCAAGAAAAGGTTCAAGCCTTTCGCATATACGATGCAATCGACTTCCCAAGAAAGGATAGGGATTTGAATGGAATGATCCATCCAGAGCTTGCAGGTAAAGACTATCAACTCCTACACCCGGGAGATCCTATTTTTCTGACCTTTGATGAACGAGAAATTTTTTATGAAGGAAAAGAAGCGTACCCCGTTTTTATCAACGAAGCGGCGTATTACGAAAAAGGGATGGCCTTTTGTTTGAGTGAATCGATTTTCCTCTGATATGCTTGACTCTCGCTGAAAATATGGTATATTTAGCTTACCTTATATAAAAATTTGAAGATTCCCGTTAAATGTAGTCTTTTATAGCAATAAAGTATTAATTTTTTACAATTGAAAAAAAATAATGAAGGAGTGTAAATGGGTATCATTCTCTTTTTACTGATGAACCTAGCCGTTATGGCTTCAATATATTTCACTATTTTTCTTCTTGAGCTCTTTTTTGGTATCAGACTCGATCATAATACTATTTCCGGACTTTTGATACTCTCCTTCATCGTAGGATTCAGTGGCGCACTCATATCCCTTTTCCTCTCCAAATGGATGGCAAAGATGCATATGGGTGTCGAGGTAATCGAAGAGCCAAGAAATGAGGCTGAAGCGTGGCTTGTCAACACTGTTGCAAAATTGGCTAAAGAAGCTGGAATCGGAATGCCCGAAGTGGGAATTTTTCAAGGACCCCCAAACGCTTTTGCAACTGGTTGGGATAGAAACAATGCACTAGTAGCAGTATCCACTTCTCTTCTTGAAATGATGAGCCCTGAAGAAGTGGAAGGGGTATTAGCTCACGAAATCAGCCATATCAAACACGGAGATATGATTACCATGACTCTTTTGCAAGGTGTACTCAATACTTTCGTGTTTTTCTTTTCGAGACTCCTTGCAAATATTCTCGCACCAAAAGATGAAGAAGGTAACCCTTCTCCAATTGCTTATATGGCAATCAGTTTTGCTTTAGAGATCGCTTTGACCATTTTTGCGACAATGCTTGCAATGTGGTTTAGCAGATATCGAGAATATAAGGCAGATGAAGGTGCAGTGAGGCTTGATGGACCGAGAGGTATCTATTACGCTTTGGCAAAACTGGGACAGATTCCCAAAGAGCAAGTTGCTC
The Nitratiruptor sp. SB155-2 genome window above contains:
- the htpX gene encoding protease HtpX: MGIILFLLMNLAVMASIYFTIFLLELFFGIRLDHNTISGLLILSFIVGFSGALISLFLSKWMAKMHMGVEVIEEPRNEAEAWLVNTVAKLAKEAGIGMPEVGIFQGPPNAFATGWDRNNALVAVSTSLLEMMSPEEVEGVLAHEISHIKHGDMITMTLLQGVLNTFVFFFSRLLANILAPKDEEGNPSPIAYMAISFALEIALTIFATMLAMWFSRYREYKADEGAVRLDGPRGIYYALAKLGQIPKEQVALPSDMKAFGIVGFLDLFASHPPIEKRLAHIKEVAQKMGYQL
- a CDS encoding aspartoacylase; translation: MKVTISGGVHGNELTGVYIVKKLMHDDFQVKNLQLDFLLANPKAIKECRRYVDKDLNRSFSKDALQSDEPIYEYERAKVITQKLQDCDFLIDLHTTTANMGITIVLSNQDSLSENVAKILASEYENVRILQWLSNDEGAFINSIVPSSITIEVGPVCQGVLDANLYFQTLKVVKRAIDILEKEEALQEKVQAFRIYDAIDFPRKDRDLNGMIHPELAGKDYQLLHPGDPIFLTFDEREIFYEGKEAYPVFINEAAYYEKGMAFCLSESIFL
- the metE gene encoding 5-methyltetrahydropteroyltriglutamate--homocysteine S-methyltransferase produces the protein MTYVTGFPRIGEQRELKFALEKYWNKEIALDELQNVAKSLRKRHWNYQKEAGIDFISSNDFSFYDQMIDTIVMVGAEPEEYKDLEGLDRYFAMARGDKNHKALAMTKWFNTNYHYFVPILHKDQTFSLNLDKVTNEYQEAKELGIETKINLIGPVTFLALSRTTDGSNPLDLLDRLLPIYQEALNRLEKIGAKYVQLDEPALVRDPDEKLLAALQKSYETLKADSLELFVVTYFEHANEAVQILVDTSIDGIGLDFVHGPNNRESVERIAKSGKKLIAGVVDGRNIWISDIEKKVEFLNTLPIDKDQLVVSTSCSLLHVPYTLEYEEKLDSNIKTWLAFAKEKLNELRIIDKLYRSKELGDDEALLEANKKANATRKSSTQIHNKSVQDRLANLTKEECERSMPATKRLELQHEILGYPILPTTTIGSFPQTKEVRAIRKAYKDGVMSEEEYKEKIKEQIAYCVKVQEDIGLDVLVHGEFERNDMVEYFGEFLEGVTFSQNGWVQSYGSRCVKPPIIFGDVSRPKPMTVEWITYAQSLTDKPMKGMLTGPVTMLNWSFVRDDLKRESVYKQMALAIADEVKDLQEAGIKIIQVDEAAFKEGYPLRDANRSEYERVAVESFKIATAVAKPETQIHTHMCYSDFNDIMPTIDAMDADVISIETARNGNRLLEAFKNYNYQKEVGAGVYDIHSPRIPSKEELIKEIEQRMQVFPASKLWINPDCGLKTRKWEEVIPALTNMVEATKEVRKRIVKL